From a region of the Salvelinus alpinus chromosome 2, SLU_Salpinus.1, whole genome shotgun sequence genome:
- the LOC139568824 gene encoding repetin-like: protein MINKTTAATAHRTINKTTAATAHRMEDKQDNSCYRSQDDKQDNSCYRSQDDKQDKSCYRSQDDKQDNSCYRSQDDKQDKSCYRSQEDKQDNRCYRSQEDKQDNSCYRSQEDKQDNSCCRSQEDKTTAATAHRMINKTTAATAHRKMNKTTAATAHRMINKTTAATAHRTINKTTAATAHRTINKTTAATAHRTINKTTAATAHRTIKQDNSCYRSQEDKQDNSCYRSQEDKQDNSCYRSQEDKQDNSCYRSQDDKQDNSCYRSQDDKRDNSCYRSQEDKQDNSRYRSQEDKQDNSCCRREDNSCYRSQDDKQDNSCYRSQEDKQDNSCCRSQEDKTTAATAHRTIKQDNSCYRSQDDKQDNSCYRSQDDKQDNSCYRSQDDKQDNSCYRSQDDEQDNSCYRSQDDKQDNSCYRSQDDKQDNSCYRSQDDEQDNSCYRSQDDKTTAATAHRTTRQQLLPLTGRQDNSCYRSQDDKNTAATAHRTMNKTRAATAHRTINKTTAATAHRTINKTTSATAHRTIKQDKSCYSSQEDPGCIYITTWVMERWYYYITT, encoded by the exons ATGATTAACAAGACAACAGCTGCTACCGCTCACAGGACGATAAACAAGACAACAGCTGCTACCGCTCACAGGATG GAAGATAAACAAGACAACAGCTGCTACCGCTCACAGGACGATAAACAAGACAACAGCTGCTACCGCTCACAGGACGATAAACAAGACAAGAGCTGCTACCGCTCACAGGACGATAAACAAGACAACAGCTGCTACCGCTCACAGGACGATAAACAAGACAAGAGCTGCTACCGCTCACAGGAAGATAAACAAGACAACAGGTGCTACCGCTCACAGGAAGATAAACAAGACAACAGCTGCTACCGCTCACAGGAAGATAAACAAGACAACAGCTGCTGCCGCTCACAGGAAGACAAGACAACAGCTGCTACCGCTCACAGGATGATTAACAAGACAACAGCAGCTACCGCTCACAGGAAGATGAACAAGACAACAGCTGCTACCGCTCACAGGATGATAAACAAGACAACAGCTGCTACCGCTCACAGGACGATAAACAAGACAACAGCTGCTACCGCTCACAGGACGATAAACAAGACAACAGCTGCTACCGCTCACAGGACGATAAACAAGACAACAGCTGCTACCGCTCACAGGACGATAAAACAAGACAACAGCTGCTACCGCTCACAGGAAGATAAACAAGACAACAGCTGCTACCGCTCACAGGAAGATAAACAAGACAACAGCTGCTACCGCTCACAGGAAGATAAACAAGACAACAGCTGCTACCGCTCACAGGACGATAAACAAGACAACAGCTGCTACCGCTCACAGGACGATAAACGAGACAACAGCTGCTACCGCTCACAGGAAGATAAACAAGACAACAGCCGCTACCGCTCACAGGAAGATAAACAAGACAACAGCTGCTGCC GAAGAgaagacaacagctgctaccGCTCACAGGACGATAAACAAGACAACAGCTGCTACCGCTCACAGGAAGATAAACAAGACAACAGCTGCTGCCGCTCACAGGAAGACAAGACAACAGCTGCTACCGCTCACAGGACGATAAAACAAGACAACAGCTGCTACCGCTCACAGGACGATAAACAAGACAACAGCTGCTACCGCTCACAGGACGATAAACAAGACAACAGCTGCTACCGCTCACAGGACGATAAACAAGACAACAGCTGCTACCGCTCACAGGACGATGAACAAGACAATAGCTGCTACCGCTCACAGGACGATAAACAAGACAACAGCTGCTACCGCTCACAGGACGATAAACAAGACAACAGCTGCTACCGCTCACAGGACGATGAACAAGACAACAGCTGCTACCGCTCACAGGACGACAAGACAACAGCTGCTACCGCTCACAGGACGACAAGACAACAGCTGCTACCGCTCACAGGACGACAAGACAACAGCTGCTACCGCTCACAGGACGACAAGAATACAGCTGCTACCGCTCACAGGACGATGAACAAGACAAGAGCTGCTACCGCTCACAGGACGATAAACAAGACAACAGCTGCTACCGCTCACAGGACGATAAACAAGACAACATCTGCTACCGCTCACAGGACGATAAAACAAGACAAGAGCTGCTACAGCTCACAGGAAGATCCAGGCTGCATATATATTACTACATGGGTCATGGAGAGGTggtactactatattactacatGA